TGACGATCCCCGACCCCCCGTGGGATCCACCCTCGCCGAGGCCGTCGGCCTGATGCGCGGACGCCGCACGGCCGTCCTCACGGGCGCCGGCGTCAGCACCGACTCGGGCATCCCCGACTACCGCGGTGAGGGCGCCCCCAAGCGGAACCCGATGACGTTCCAGCAGTTCCGCAGCGAGGGCGACGACTTCCGCCGCCGCTACTGGGCGGGCGGGCACCTCGGCTGGAAGGCCTTCAGCTCCGCGCGTCCCAACGACGGGCACGCGGCGCTCGCCGACCTGGAGGCCGCGGGCGTCGTCTCGGGCCTCGTCACGCAGAACGTCGACGGGCTGCACGAGCGCGCCGGGTCCCGCCGCGTGGTCGACCTGCACGGCTCACTCGACCGGGTCCTCTGCCTCGACTGCGGCCAGGCCTACGCGCGCTCGGCGATCGCGGAGCGCATCAGCGCCGAGAACCCGTGGCTCGACGCGCCGGACGCCGTGGAGCTGAACCCCGACGGCGATGCGCAGGTGCACGACGTGGACCGCTTCCGCATCCCCGTGTGCAGCGTCTGCGGCGGCATGCTCAAGCCCGACGTCGTGTTCTTCGGCGAGCTCGTG
This is a stretch of genomic DNA from Clavibacter zhangzhiyongii. It encodes these proteins:
- a CDS encoding Sir2 family NAD-dependent protein deacetylase, which encodes MSTALRDDPRPPVGSTLAEAVGLMRGRRTAVLTGAGVSTDSGIPDYRGEGAPKRNPMTFQQFRSEGDDFRRRYWAGGHLGWKAFSSARPNDGHAALADLEAAGVVSGLVTQNVDGLHERAGSRRVVDLHGSLDRVLCLDCGQAYARSAIAERISAENPWLDAPDAVELNPDGDAQVHDVDRFRIPVCSVCGGMLKPDVVFFGELVPTERFREASAIVAEADVLLIAGSSLAVNSGIRLLEIARRSRMPIVILNRGTTKGDTRATVRLEGGTSETLRAIQTELAS